The DNA window CCGCCGTCAGTGCCGCGACGGCGAGCCAGGCCATCCACCGTTCGACCCGCCGACTTGTCCGCCGATCCATGTGCTTACCTCGAAGGATCCAACCCTCCCTCTCGTCCAGAATGCCACTTCGGTGCCGAGAGCGACAGATCCGGACGGGTGGTTGACGGATCGTCCGGGAAGTGGTCGGGTGGTACTGATGGATGGCGCGCTCGGTACGCGCCGCGTCGCAGTGCGGTGGAGGAGCCCCGCCGCCGCACCGGGAGCGCACGCGCTCCGCCCGCCGGGAGCCACTCCACCGACGATGTCGTGCAGCCCAATCGTTTTCACGCCGTCGTCCCGAGTGCAGCCTCGCCTGCACGTCTCCGTGACTCGTAGGGAAGGAATGAGATGGCGAACTACACCACCGACGACTCCGGCATCCCCGTGACCAGCGACGAGCACTCGTTGACCGTGGGGCCCGACGGGCCGATCCTGCTCCAGGACTACTACCTGATCGAGAAGATGGCCCAGTTCAATCGGGAGCGGGTACCGGAGCGGCAACCACATGCCAAGGGCGCCGGGGCATTCGGCACGTTCGAGGTCACGAACGACGTGAGCGCCTACACCAAGGCGGACCTCTTCCAACCGGGCAAGAAGACGGAGATGCTCGCCAGGTTCTCCACGGTCGCCGGTGAGCGCGGCAGCCCGGACACGTGGCGCGATCCGCGCGGTTTCGCCCTGAAGTTCTACACCGAGCAGGGCAATTTCGACATGGTCGCCAACAACACGCCGGTCTTCTTCGTGCGGGACCCGATGAAGTTCCAGGACTTCATCCGGTCGCAGAAACGGCGGGCCGACAACAACTTGCGCGATCACGACATGCAGTGGGACTTCTGGACGCTCTCACCCGAGTCCGCGCACCAGGTGACGTGGCTGATGGGCGATCGTGGCATCCCCCGCACGTGGCGTCACATGAACGGCTATTCGAGCCACACCTACATGTGGGTGAATGCGAAGGGCGAACGGTTCTGGGTGAAGTACCACTTCAAGACCGACCAGGGCGTCGAGTTCCTCACGCAGGAAGAGGGCGACCGGATGGCGTCCATCGACACGGACTACCACCAGCGGGACCTGTGGGAGCACATCGAGGGCGGCGACTTCCCGACCTGGACGCTGAAGATGCAGATCATGCCGTACGAGGAGGCAAAGACCTATCGGTTCAATCCGTTCGACCTGACGAAGGTGTGGCCGCACGGCGATTACCCGCTCATCGACGTGGGCACCATGAAACTGGACCGGAATCCGGACGACTACCACTGCGAGATCGAGCAGGCCGCGTTCGAGCCGAGCAGCTCGGTACCGGGCACCGGGCCGAGCCCGGACAAGATGCTGCTCGGTCGGTGGTTCTCGTACCCGGACGCGCATCGCTACCGTATCGGCTCCAATTACAAGGAGCTACCGGTCAATTCGCCGCACGCGGGACCGCGGAACTCGTACACCAAGGACGGGCAACTGCGGCACCACAATCCCGGCGATCCCGTGTACGTGCCCAATTCGAAGGGCGGTCCGCACGCCGACACGTCGGTCGCGGGCGAGTCTCCCAGCTGGTACAGCGACGGCGAGATGGTCCATCAGGCGTACACGCTCCGCAAGGACGACGACGACTGGGGCCAGGCCGGCACGTTGGTGCGGGAGGTGCTCGACGACGCGGCCCGCGAACGGTTGGTGTCGAACGTCGTGGGACACCTGCTCAACCGCGTGAGCGAACCCGTCCTGGTGCGTGCGTTCGAGTACTGGCGCAACATCGACAAGGACGTCGGAGAGCGGATCGAGAAGGGCGTCCGAGCCGAGCAGAGCGGCTCGAACGGATCGGGATCGAGCGATCGGAACCCGGCCAGTCCGGCAGCGGAGGCCAAGGCCTGACGGCTCACACGAACGCCTGACTCGTCCACAGGTGGAACAGGGCGTAGGCCCGCCACGGCCGCCACGGCTCGGATGCCGTGGTGGCCTCGCGTGGCGTCTTCACCCCCAGCGCCCGCCGCAACACCAGGTCGCCGGAGGGGTAGGCGTCGCGATCACCGAGTACCCGCACCGCGAGGTAGTCGGCGGTCCACGGACCGATGCCGGGGAGCGCCAGCAGACGGGACCGGAACTCGCCCGGGTCGGCGTCGGGCGCCAGCCGCAGCCCGCCCGCCGCGGCCGCGGCGAGTGCCTGCACCGTGCGGGCACGCGCACCGGTGAGCCCCACCGCCTTCCGGATGATCGCCGGGTCGAGCTCGGCCAGAGTCTGCGGTGCAGGAAAACTCACGAAACCGTCGAAACCGGTCGGCTCGCCGAACGACGCGACCAGACGCGACCCGAATGTCCGCGCCGCCGACAACGAGACCTGCTGGCCCAGCACCGTCAGCACGGCGGTCTCGAAGCCGTCGACCGAGCCGAGCACCCGCAGGCCGGGCCGCGCCGCCACGAGCGGCGCGAGCAGTGCGTGCCGCGCGAGTGCCGCGTCGACGACGTCGGGATCGGCGTCGAGATCGAGCCAGCGACGGACCAGTGATTCGACGTGCGCAGCGTCATCGGGATGCGACGTGCGGATCGTCGCCGCGACGTGGCCGCCGGCCCCGTCCAACCGGACGCTCGCCACGGCCGGCCCGTGCGGTGCGGGGACGACCCGGGTGTGGGTGGCGGTGTCGCGGTCGTGGCTCTCGAGTCCGGCCACGGCGTGCGCGGCCAGCGCGCCGAGCATGGGGGTGGTGGTGAACGGCGGCCGGAACGGGAGGGTGATGGCGTCGGTCACCGCTCGTCCTCCAGTCCCGTCACACGCAGCGTGATGTTGAGCCGGCCCGACGTGAGTCCGCAGTCCGGGTCGGAAGTGCCCGGGAACACCTTGGGTACACCGTGATACGCGAAGCGGGACGGGCCGCCGAAGACGAAGAGATCGCCCGACTGCAGTTCCACGTCCGTGTACGGCTTGTTCCGGGTCTCGGAGTTGCCGAAGCGGAACGTGCACGTGTCCCCGATGCTCAGCGACACCACCGGGGCGTCCGCCCGCTCCTCCTGGTCGCGGTGCATCCCCATGCGGGCGGTGTCGTCGTAGAAGTTGACGAGTGCGGCGTCGGGATCGTAGGACGCGGCCGCCGGCGGGTCGTCGTACGCGTCGGCGACGGCACGTCGGCCCAACTGCACCAACCAGTCCGGCACCGGAAGCACCCGGCCGCCACCGGCGTCGGCGGCGACGCGGCTGTAGCGATACGGCTGCCAGTGCCACCCGAGGCACACGGTCTGCACCGACATCGCGTGCCCGGTGGGCAGCCGCGCGGCCCGCATCCGCACCGGCCCGCGCGCCCACTCGCGGCACGCTTCCACCAGTCGGCGTTGCTCAGCGAGATCCAGCCAGTCCGGCACCAGCACCGCGCCGGGCGCGACGGTGCGACGAGGCCGGGGGATGAGCGCCGACATCTACCCGTTCTCCTTGCTGCCCAGAGATTTCCACGCCTCGTACGCGGCACGCATGCACACCGCGCAGGGCCGGTAGCCGGCGGCGATCGCGGTGTCCTCGTCGGCGAAGAAGACGCGCTGCGTCACGTAACCACCCCGGGCGAGGGCGCGGGCGGCGCCCGGGCAGTCGAGTGTGCCGTAGATGCGGTCCTTGCGGTGACCGCCGAGAGTGCCGGGAGTGGCGCTCTCGTAGGGCTTCCCGTCCCGGCCGATCAACATGTACACGGCGGTCCGTTCTGTACAAAACTGAGCATTTTGTACTTTTCTCGATTCACTCCGCATCATGCAGTACCAGTCCGAGCGTGCGCCGGGCCCCACCGCGAACGGTGCTGACCCCGTGCCGCATCGGGGCCGCCGACCATCCCCGGGCCGACTGCACCGGACGATCGCTGGTGGTGAAGACGAACGCGTGCCCCTGCCGCAGCACGGTCGCGGTGCCACGGGACTGAGCGCGGGCCCGCTGCTCGACCAGCAGGAACTCCCCGCCGTCGTGGTCCACGCCGGGCTCGTCGAGTCCGATCACCACCTGCAGCGGAAACACCAACTCGCCGTACAGGTCTCGGTGCAGCGCGTTCCAGTCGCCCGGACCGTAGCGGAGGATCAACGGCGTCGGACGCGTCTGGCCCGCCGCGTGACACGTCGCGAGCCACTCGTCGAGCGTGTCCGGCCACGGCGCCGGCCGACCCAGCCGCCCCGCCCACTCGCGCGCCACCGGCACCAGCTTCTCGTAGAACCGGGCCCGCAACTCGGCGATCGACGGCGGCAGCGGGTAGTCGAAGTACCGGTACCGGCCGGCGCCGTAGCGGTGCCTGGCCATGTCGATCGTGGACCGGAACAGCGCGCCGTCGTCGAAAAGCTCTGCAAGTTCCCGGCATTCGTCGGGCTCGAGGAGAGGCCGCGCGCTCTGAGCGCCGCCGAACCGATCGAGCTCGTCGAGCAGCGGCGTCCAGTCGAGGGCATCGACGCGGCCGGTGAGCGTGCTCACGCCGCCTCCAGTGTCAGCAATGCGCGCTTGGTGTCGACGCCACCGGCGTATTGCCCCATCCCGCCGTCGCTGCGCACCACCCGGTGGCACGGGACGAACAGCGGCAGCGGATTGGTGGCACACGCCGTACCGACGGCGCGCACGGCGCGGGGGCTGCCGGCGGCCTCGGCCACCTGCGCGTAACTGGCGGTGCTGCCGTACGCGATGTCGGGCAGCCGGGTGAGGACGGTGCGTCGGAAGCCGCTCGCCAACCGCAGATCGAGCGGGACGTCGAAGCGGGTGCGCCGGTGGACGAAGTACTCGTCGAGTTGTCGGGCCGCGGCATCGAGCCGGGTCGGGGCCTCGAGGATGCGCGGGCTCACCTGTCGGGCCAGCATCGCCAACACCGCGTCGTGGTCCTCGCGCGGGTAGGCGACCCGGACGAGACCGACCTCGCTGGCGACCAGCAGCAGCCGCCCGACGGGAGTGTCGACGGAGCGGTAACCGA is part of the Rhodococcus sp. SGAir0479 genome and encodes:
- a CDS encoding catalase is translated as MANYTTDDSGIPVTSDEHSLTVGPDGPILLQDYYLIEKMAQFNRERVPERQPHAKGAGAFGTFEVTNDVSAYTKADLFQPGKKTEMLARFSTVAGERGSPDTWRDPRGFALKFYTEQGNFDMVANNTPVFFVRDPMKFQDFIRSQKRRADNNLRDHDMQWDFWTLSPESAHQVTWLMGDRGIPRTWRHMNGYSSHTYMWVNAKGERFWVKYHFKTDQGVEFLTQEEGDRMASIDTDYHQRDLWEHIEGGDFPTWTLKMQIMPYEEAKTYRFNPFDLTKVWPHGDYPLIDVGTMKLDRNPDDYHCEIEQAAFEPSSSVPGTGPSPDKMLLGRWFSYPDAHRYRIGSNYKELPVNSPHAGPRNSYTKDGQLRHHNPGDPVYVPNSKGGPHADTSVAGESPSWYSDGEMVHQAYTLRKDDDDWGQAGTLVREVLDDAARERLVSNVVGHLLNRVSEPVLVRAFEYWRNIDKDVGERIEKGVRAEQSGSNGSGSSDRNPASPAAEAKA
- a CDS encoding DNA-3-methyladenine glycosylase family protein, whose product is MTDAITLPFRPPFTTTPMLGALAAHAVAGLESHDRDTATHTRVVPAPHGPAVASVRLDGAGGHVAATIRTSHPDDAAHVESLVRRWLDLDADPDVVDAALARHALLAPLVAARPGLRVLGSVDGFETAVLTVLGQQVSLSAARTFGSRLVASFGEPTGFDGFVSFPAPQTLAELDPAIIRKAVGLTGARARTVQALAAAAAGGLRLAPDADPGEFRSRLLALPGIGPWTADYLAVRVLGDRDAYPSGDLVLRRALGVKTPREATTASEPWRPWRAYALFHLWTSQAFV
- a CDS encoding alpha-ketoglutarate-dependent dioxygenase AlkB family protein, whose protein sequence is MSALIPRPRRTVAPGAVLVPDWLDLAEQRRLVEACREWARGPVRMRAARLPTGHAMSVQTVCLGWHWQPYRYSRVAADAGGGRVLPVPDWLVQLGRRAVADAYDDPPAAASYDPDAALVNFYDDTARMGMHRDQEERADAPVVSLSIGDTCTFRFGNSETRNKPYTDVELQSGDLFVFGGPSRFAYHGVPKVFPGTSDPDCGLTSGRLNITLRVTGLEDER
- a CDS encoding Ada metal-binding domain-containing protein; the protein is MLIGRDGKPYESATPGTLGGHRKDRIYGTLDCPGAARALARGGYVTQRVFFADEDTAIAAGYRPCAVCMRAAYEAWKSLGSKENG
- a CDS encoding 2OG-Fe(II) oxygenase; its protein translation is MSTLTGRVDALDWTPLLDELDRFGGAQSARPLLEPDECRELAELFDDGALFRSTIDMARHRYGAGRYRYFDYPLPPSIAELRARFYEKLVPVAREWAGRLGRPAPWPDTLDEWLATCHAAGQTRPTPLILRYGPGDWNALHRDLYGELVFPLQVVIGLDEPGVDHDGGEFLLVEQRARAQSRGTATVLRQGHAFVFTTSDRPVQSARGWSAAPMRHGVSTVRGGARRTLGLVLHDAE
- a CDS encoding methylated-DNA--[protein]-cysteine S-methyltransferase; protein product: MSVLPNPAVDPADLSRLHARLVAAADRDGVLDLGYRSVDTPVGRLLLVASEVGLVRVAYPREDHDAVLAMLARQVSPRILEAPTRLDAAARQLDEYFVHRRTRFDVPLDLRLASGFRRTVLTRLPDIAYGSTASYAQVAEAAGSPRAVRAVGTACATNPLPLFVPCHRVVRSDGGMGQYAGGVDTKRALLTLEAA